A part of Gossypium hirsutum isolate 1008001.06 chromosome A07, Gossypium_hirsutum_v2.1, whole genome shotgun sequence genomic DNA contains:
- the LOC107955440 gene encoding inorganic phosphate transporter 1-4: MAGEQLQVLNALDVAKTQWYHFTAIIIAGMGFFTDAYDLFCISLVTKLLGRIYYHVDGAEKPGSLPPNVSAAVNGVAFCGTLAGQLFFGWLGDKLGRKKVYGMTLMLMVICSVASGLSFGHTPKSVMATLCFFRFWLGFGIGGDYPLSATIMSEYANKKTRGAFIAAVFAMQGFGILAGGIFAIILSSSFNAMFEAPSYEVDALRSTVPQADYVWRIILMVGALPAALTYYWRMKMPETARYTALVAKNAKQAASDMSKVLQMDIEAEPQKIEQTKEQKSGFGLFTKEFAKRHGLHLLGTTSTWFLLDIAFYSQNLFQKDIFSAIGWIPSAKSMNAIDEVYRIARAQTLIALCSTVPGYWFTVAFIDKMGRFAIQLMGFFFMTVFMFALAIPYDHWTHKENRIGFVIMYSLTFFFANFGPNATTFVVPAEIFPARLRSTCHGISAASGKLGAIVGAFGFLYLAQNQDKAKADAGYPAGIGVKNSLIVLGIVNALGFLFTFLVPESKGKSLEEMSGENEEKEPQGEAEPPSSSGRRTAPVA, translated from the coding sequence ATGGCGGGAGAACAATTGCAGGTGCTTAATGCTCTTGATGTAGCCAAAACACAATGGTATCATTTCACAGCTATCATCATTGCTGGGATGGGTTTCTTCACTGATGCATATGATCTCTTCTGCATATCTCTCGTCACCAAATTGCTTGGCCGCATATACTATCATGTTGATGGTGCGGAGAAGCCTGGAAGTTTGCCTCCCAATGTATCGGCTGCAGTTAATGGTGTAGCGTTCTGCGGAACACTAGCAGGCCAGCTCTTCTTTGGTTGGCTTGGTGATAAGCTAGGCCGAAAGAAGGTGTATGGTATGACTCTAATGCTCATGGTCATATGCTCTGTTGCATCAGGTCTCTCTTTTGGTCATACCCCTAAATCTGTCATGGCAACCCTTTGCTTCTTCCggttttggcttggttttggCATTGGTGGTGACTATCCACTGTCTGCCACCATCATGTCTGAATATGCTAACAAGAAGACTCGCGGGGCTTTCATTGCGGCAGTGTTTGCAATGCAAGGTTTTGGAATTTTAGCAGGTGGTATTTTTGCAATTATATTATCCTCTTCATTCAACGCCATGTTTGAAGCTCCATCGTATGAGGTTGATGCGCTTCGCTCCACGGTTCCGCAAGCAGACTATGTTTGGCGTATTATTTTGATGGTTGGAGCACTCCCGGCTGCTCTTACCTACTATTGGAGGATGAAGATGCCTGAAACTGCTCGTTACACTGCACTTGTTGCTAAGAATGCAAAGCAGGCAGCATCTGATATGTCAAAGGTCCTACAGATGGACATTGAGGCTGAGCCACAAAAGATTGAGCAAACAAAAGAGCAGAAATCCGGATTCGGTTTGTTTACTAAGGAGTTTGCTAAACGTCATGGGCTTCACTTGCTTGGAACAACAAGCACTTGGTTCTTGCTTGACATTGCATTCTACAGCCAGAATTTGTTCCAAAAGGATATCTTTAGTGCTATTGGCTGGATTCCTTCTGCAAAGTCCATGAATGCCATTGATGAAGTTTACAGAATTGCAAGGGCACAAACACTGATTGCTCTTTGCAGCACTGTACCAGGCTACTGGTTCACAGTGGCTTTCATTGATAAGATGGGAAGATTTGCCATCCAATTAATGGGATTTTTCTTCATGACTGTGTTTATGTTTGCACTGGCTATCCCGTATGACCACTGGACCCACAAGGAAAATCGAATCGGCTTTGTTATTATGTACTCATTGACTTTCTTCTTTGCGAATTTCGGACCTAATGCCACCACATTCGTCGTACCAGCCGAGATTTTCCCAGCAAGGTTGAGGTCCACCTGCCACGGTATCTCAGCAGCCTCGGGAAAGCTTGGTGCTATTGTTGGCGCATTCGGGTTCTTGTATTTAGCTCAGAACCAGGATAAAGCCAAGGCAGATGCAGGGTACCCTGCAGGCATTGGGGTGAAGAATTCACTTATAGTATTAGGTATAGTCAATGCCTTGGGCTTCCTCTTCACTTTCTTGGTGCCAGAATCAAAAGGAAAATCTTTAGAAGAAATGTCAGGCGAGAACGAAGAAAAAGAACCACAAGGAGAGGCAGAGCCGCCATCATCTAGTGGCCGCAGGACAGCTCCAGTTGCTTAA